A genomic region of Methanothermobacter sp. CaT2 contains the following coding sequences:
- a CDS encoding NAD+ synthase — protein sequence MKCVPGLCSEVVSVIEDFIRQKVAESGASGVVLGLSGGVDSSTVAYLAVNALGPDRVLGLIMPSSTTPRDDLRHARTVADELGIESETIDIDPIIESLTGLCSHNANELALANLKPRARMVILYYHANSLNRLVAGTGNRTELLLGYFTKYGDGGVDMLPIGGLYKGQVRELAGRLGVPPEIIKKPPTAGLWHGQTDEEELGMKYDLLDELLCLLVDRKLPVEEVASTLSLPPSEVERIASMVKGSEHKLKPPEVPDIWEVMECSH from the coding sequence ATGAAGTGTGTTCCCGGGCTTTGTTCTGAAGTGGTATCGGTAATAGAGGATTTCATAAGGCAGAAGGTGGCTGAGAGTGGAGCCAGCGGTGTGGTGCTGGGGCTCAGTGGTGGTGTGGACTCAAGCACAGTAGCATACCTTGCAGTTAATGCTCTGGGACCTGACAGGGTCCTCGGGCTAATCATGCCATCCAGTACTACCCCCAGGGATGATCTGAGACATGCCAGGACCGTTGCAGATGAACTTGGAATTGAGAGTGAAACCATAGACATTGACCCCATCATAGAATCCCTCACTGGGCTCTGCAGCCACAATGCGAATGAACTGGCACTGGCAAACCTTAAACCAAGGGCCCGCATGGTGATCCTCTACTACCATGCCAACTCCCTGAACCGGCTCGTGGCAGGTACCGGTAACCGGACCGAGCTACTTCTGGGTTACTTCACCAAGTACGGTGATGGTGGAGTTGATATGCTACCCATCGGAGGACTGTACAAGGGACAGGTCCGTGAACTTGCGGGGAGGCTGGGTGTTCCCCCTGAGATAATAAAAAAACCTCCCACAGCCGGCCTCTGGCACGGCCAGACCGATGAGGAGGAACTCGGCATGAAGTACGATCTACTGGATGAACTCCTCTGCCTCCTGGTTGACAGGAAGCTCCCGGTGGAGGAGGTCGCATCCACCCTATCACTGCCACCCTCAGAGGTTGAAAGGATTGCCAGTATGGTTAAGGGATCGGAGCATAAACTGAAACCCCCTGAGGTCCCGGATATCTGGGAGGTGATGGAGTGTTCACACTGA
- a CDS encoding fumarylacetoacetate hydrolase family protein, translated as MKFLRFMKDGRLLHGFTENRRILEIRKEEYLSDNPEVIAEHSLDDVRILPPVSPSKVVCVGLNYRDHAAELGMDIPDEPIIFLKPPTTVIGHGDTVIYPEMSSEVDYEVELAAVVSERARRVDSSAASEFIAGYTVLNDVTARDLQRRDGQWTRAKSFDTFCPIGPVIETDVTPDNLDISLKLNGEVRQSSNTSNMIFTVHELLEFISHVMTLEPGDVIATGTPPGVGQMVPGDTVRATVEGVGTLVNRVERSVWMD; from the coding sequence TTGAAATTCCTGAGGTTCATGAAGGATGGAAGGCTCCTTCACGGGTTCACAGAGAACAGAAGAATATTGGAGATCCGGAAGGAGGAATACCTCTCAGATAACCCTGAGGTCATTGCTGAACATTCACTGGATGATGTGAGGATACTACCACCGGTATCCCCATCCAAGGTAGTCTGTGTGGGCCTCAACTACAGGGACCATGCCGCTGAACTTGGAATGGACATCCCTGATGAACCGATCATCTTCCTTAAACCGCCGACAACCGTGATAGGTCATGGGGACACAGTGATATATCCTGAGATGTCCTCAGAGGTTGACTATGAGGTTGAACTTGCAGCCGTCGTATCAGAGAGGGCCCGGAGGGTTGACTCCTCGGCGGCATCTGAGTTCATAGCAGGCTACACTGTCCTCAATGATGTAACTGCAAGGGACCTGCAGAGGAGGGACGGTCAGTGGACACGTGCAAAGAGTTTTGACACCTTCTGCCCGATAGGACCTGTAATAGAGACTGATGTAACTCCGGATAATCTTGATATATCCCTGAAACTCAATGGGGAGGTCAGACAGTCCTCAAACACGTCCAACATGATATTCACGGTCCACGAGCTCCTTGAGTTCATATCCCATGTCATGACACTGGAGCCAGGGGACGTCATAGCAACTGGCACACCCCCTGGTGTGGGCCAGATGGTACCGGGGGACACCGTGAGGGCCACCGTTGAGGGTGTGGGGACCCTTGTGAACCGGGTTGAAAGGTCTGTGTGGATGGATTGA
- a CDS encoding amidohydrolase family protein, producing MDNESILITGPEILDAGGIRRGSVLIEDNRIADVSNTLSPGDADTVIDGTGKLLIPGLVNTHTHLSMTLFRGIADDLPLDRWLNDHIWPAETRLNGDYCYAGALLGCIEMIRSGTTSFNDMYFYMDHVARAVEEAGLRCVISHGMIDLGDTEKMTAELRESRRIIKECHGMADDRIRVALGPHSPYTCSEELLKETAALADKNDLMIHIHVSETENEVSEVSRSHGMTPVEYLDEVGVLGPRTVAAHCVWLKDWEIDILAERDVKVSHNPSSNMKLASGVSPVARLLQRGVNVSLGTDGAASNNNLDMFQEMKTASLLQKVNLEDPTALPAMDVFGMATLNGARALGIDAGLIAPGKLADIVILNTRRPHLTPWRNPPSHTVYSASGADVDTVICDGRILLMDGELEVLEEKYVMELAEAAAAELTG from the coding sequence ATGGATAATGAAAGCATACTGATAACCGGTCCAGAGATCCTTGATGCGGGGGGAATCCGGCGGGGATCCGTCCTCATTGAGGATAACAGGATAGCTGATGTCTCGAACACCCTCAGCCCGGGGGATGCTGACACCGTTATTGACGGAACAGGCAAGCTCCTGATCCCTGGACTTGTGAACACACACACTCACCTCTCAATGACACTCTTCAGGGGGATTGCAGATGACCTACCCCTTGACAGGTGGCTGAACGATCACATATGGCCTGCCGAGACCCGGCTCAACGGGGATTACTGCTACGCCGGAGCCCTGCTGGGATGTATCGAGATGATAAGATCAGGTACAACCTCCTTCAACGACATGTACTTCTACATGGACCACGTTGCACGTGCCGTGGAGGAGGCAGGCCTCAGGTGCGTCATAAGCCACGGTATGATAGACCTGGGAGACACTGAAAAGATGACTGCCGAACTGAGGGAGAGCCGCAGGATAATAAAGGAATGTCATGGGATGGCAGATGACCGCATAAGGGTTGCGCTTGGCCCTCACAGCCCCTACACGTGCTCAGAGGAACTCCTTAAAGAGACAGCTGCCCTGGCCGATAAAAATGATCTCATGATACATATACATGTCTCAGAGACAGAGAATGAGGTCAGTGAAGTCTCCAGGTCCCATGGAATGACCCCTGTGGAGTACCTTGATGAGGTTGGTGTGCTGGGCCCACGGACCGTGGCTGCCCACTGCGTGTGGCTGAAGGACTGGGAGATTGATATACTTGCAGAGAGAGATGTGAAGGTCTCACACAACCCCTCAAGTAACATGAAACTTGCATCGGGAGTATCCCCGGTCGCCCGGCTCCTCCAGAGGGGTGTTAACGTTTCACTGGGAACCGATGGCGCCGCATCAAACAACAACCTTGACATGTTCCAGGAGATGAAAACAGCCTCACTGCTCCAGAAGGTGAACCTTGAAGACCCTACAGCGCTTCCAGCCATGGATGTGTTCGGTATGGCCACACTCAACGGTGCCAGGGCCCTTGGAATCGACGCCGGTCTTATAGCCCCTGGTAAGCTCGCTGACATCGTCATACTTAACACCAGGAGGCCCCACCTGACTCCCTGGAGAAACCCTCCGTCACACACAGTATATTCTGCCTCAGGGGCCGATGTGGACACCGTTATATGCGATGGGAGGATTCTCCTGATGGATGGAGAACTGGAGGTCCTGGAGGAGAAATATGTGATGGAACTCGCAGAAGCAGCTGCCGCGGAGCTAACAGGATGA
- the leuS gene encoding leucine--tRNA ligase, translating into MKLKGHDGGDSVDIERKWRDRWRDAGIFQADPDDREKIFLTVAYPYPSGAMHIGHGRTYTVPDVYARFKRMQGYNVLFPMAWHVTGAPVIGIARRIQRKDPWTLKIYREVHRVPEDELERFSDPEYIVEYFSREYRSVMEDMGYSIDWRREFKTTDPTYSRFIQWQIRKLRDLGLVRKGAHPVKYCPECENPVGDHDLLEGEGVAINQLTLLKFKLGDSYLVAATFRPETIYGATNLWLNPDEDYVRVETGGEEWIISRAAVDNLSHQKLDLKVSGDVNPGDLIGMCVENPVTGQEHPILPASFVDPEYATGVVFSVPAHAPADFIALEDLRTDHELLERYGLEDVVADIEPVNVIAVDGYGEFPAAEVIEKFGVRNQEDPRLEDATGELYKIEHARGVMSSHIPVYGGMKVSEAREVIADELKDQGLADEMYEFAERPVICRCGGRCVVRVMEDQWFMKYSDDAWKDLAHRCLDGMKIIPEEVRANFEYYIDWLNDWACSRRIGLGTRLPWDERWIIEPLTDSTIYMAYYTIAHRLREMDAGEMDDEFFDAIFLDDSGTFEDLREEFRYWYPLDWRLSAKDLIGNHLTFHIFHHSAIFPESGWPRGAVVFGMGLLEGNKMSSSKGNVILLRDAIEKHGADVVRLFLMSSAEPWQDFDWRESEVIGTRRRIEWFREFGERVSGILDGRPVLSEVTPAEPESFIGRWMMGQLNQRIREATRALESFQTRKAVQEALYLLKKDVDHYLKRVEGRVDDEVKSVLANVLHAWIRLMAPFIPYTAEEMWERYGGEGFVAEAPWPDFSDDAESRDVQVAEEMVQNTVRDIQEIMKILGSTPERVHIYTSPKWKWDVLRVAAEVGKLDMGSIMGRVSAEGVHDNMKEVAEFVRRIIRDLGKSEVTVIDEYSVLMDASDYIESEVGARVVIHSKPDYDPENKAVNAVPLKPAIYLE; encoded by the coding sequence ATGAAGTTAAAAGGCCATGATGGCGGTGATTCAGTGGATATTGAAAGAAAATGGCGTGATAGATGGAGAGATGCTGGCATATTTCAGGCTGACCCTGATGACAGAGAAAAGATATTCCTCACAGTCGCTTACCCCTACCCCAGTGGTGCGATGCACATAGGACACGGGAGGACCTACACTGTCCCTGATGTCTATGCACGGTTCAAGAGGATGCAGGGCTACAACGTCCTGTTTCCCATGGCCTGGCATGTCACAGGGGCCCCTGTCATAGGGATAGCGCGGAGGATTCAGAGGAAGGATCCCTGGACCCTCAAAATCTACAGGGAGGTCCACAGGGTCCCCGAGGATGAGCTTGAACGTTTCAGTGACCCTGAGTACATAGTTGAATACTTCAGCAGGGAATACCGGTCTGTTATGGAGGATATGGGCTACTCCATCGACTGGAGGCGTGAATTCAAAACCACGGATCCCACCTACAGCAGGTTCATACAGTGGCAGATAAGGAAGCTGAGGGACCTTGGCCTCGTAAGGAAGGGCGCCCATCCTGTTAAGTACTGCCCTGAATGTGAAAACCCTGTGGGTGACCATGACCTCCTTGAGGGTGAGGGGGTTGCCATAAACCAGCTCACACTCCTCAAATTCAAACTTGGAGACTCATACCTGGTCGCAGCCACCTTCAGGCCCGAGACAATCTATGGGGCCACCAACCTCTGGCTGAACCCTGATGAGGATTATGTGAGGGTTGAAACAGGTGGTGAGGAGTGGATAATAAGCAGGGCTGCCGTGGATAATCTTTCACACCAGAAACTGGACCTCAAGGTTTCCGGTGACGTCAACCCCGGGGACCTGATAGGGATGTGCGTGGAGAATCCTGTGACGGGCCAGGAACACCCCATACTCCCGGCTTCCTTCGTTGACCCTGAATATGCCACAGGTGTTGTGTTCTCTGTCCCTGCACATGCCCCTGCAGACTTCATAGCCCTTGAGGACCTCAGGACAGACCATGAACTCCTTGAAAGGTACGGTCTTGAGGATGTGGTTGCTGATATTGAGCCCGTGAATGTCATAGCAGTGGATGGCTACGGTGAGTTCCCGGCGGCCGAGGTTATAGAGAAATTTGGTGTCAGAAACCAGGAGGACCCCCGCCTTGAGGATGCCACCGGGGAGCTATACAAGATCGAGCATGCGAGGGGTGTTATGAGCAGCCACATCCCTGTCTATGGTGGTATGAAGGTCTCTGAGGCCCGTGAGGTCATCGCTGATGAACTGAAGGACCAGGGCCTTGCAGATGAGATGTATGAATTCGCTGAGCGACCTGTTATATGCCGCTGCGGTGGCAGGTGCGTTGTGAGGGTCATGGAGGACCAGTGGTTCATGAAGTACTCTGATGACGCCTGGAAGGACCTCGCCCACAGGTGCCTCGATGGCATGAAGATAATACCCGAGGAGGTCCGGGCCAACTTTGAATACTACATCGACTGGCTCAATGACTGGGCATGTTCAAGGAGGATAGGCCTTGGAACAAGGCTGCCCTGGGATGAGAGGTGGATCATCGAACCCCTCACAGACTCAACAATCTACATGGCATATTACACCATCGCACACCGCCTCAGGGAGATGGATGCCGGGGAGATGGACGATGAGTTCTTTGATGCCATATTCCTAGATGATTCAGGAACCTTTGAGGATCTCAGGGAGGAATTCCGGTACTGGTACCCCCTTGACTGGAGGCTCTCTGCAAAGGACCTCATAGGCAATCACCTGACATTCCATATATTCCACCACTCAGCCATATTCCCTGAGTCAGGGTGGCCCCGGGGGGCTGTGGTCTTTGGTATGGGCCTTCTTGAGGGCAACAAGATGTCATCCTCCAAGGGCAACGTCATACTCCTGAGGGATGCCATCGAGAAGCACGGTGCAGACGTGGTGCGGCTCTTCCTCATGTCCTCAGCAGAGCCATGGCAGGACTTTGACTGGAGGGAGAGTGAGGTCATCGGGACCCGCAGGAGGATTGAATGGTTCAGGGAATTCGGAGAGAGGGTCTCAGGTATCCTGGATGGTAGGCCAGTCCTCAGTGAGGTTACTCCAGCTGAACCTGAAAGCTTCATTGGAAGGTGGATGATGGGTCAGCTGAACCAGAGGATACGTGAAGCCACAAGGGCCCTTGAATCATTCCAGACAAGAAAGGCAGTTCAGGAGGCACTCTATCTCCTTAAAAAGGATGTTGACCACTACCTTAAGCGTGTTGAGGGTAGAGTTGATGATGAGGTTAAATCTGTCCTTGCAAACGTTCTGCACGCCTGGATAAGGCTCATGGCTCCATTCATACCCTACACTGCTGAGGAGATGTGGGAGAGGTATGGTGGTGAGGGTTTTGTAGCAGAAGCTCCATGGCCTGACTTCTCAGATGATGCAGAGAGCAGGGATGTGCAGGTTGCAGAGGAGATGGTCCAGAATACCGTTAGAGACATTCAGGAAATCATGAAGATCCTTGGATCCACCCCGGAGAGGGTCCACATATACACCTCACCAAAATGGAAATGGGATGTGCTAAGGGTCGCAGCAGAGGTAGGAAAACTAGATATGGGCTCCATAATGGGAAGGGTTTCAGCTGAGGGCGTCCATGATAACATGAAGGAGGTTGCTGAATTTGTAAGGAGGATCATCAGGGACCTTGGTAAATCAGAGGTTACGGTGATAGACGAGTACAGCGTACTCATGGATGCATCTGATTACATTGAATCAGAGGTTGGAGCCAGGGTTGTGATACACAGCAAACCAGACTATGACCCTGAAAACAAGGCTGTGAATGCCGTTCCCCTGAAGCCAGCCATATACCTTGAATGA
- the cutA gene encoding divalent-cation tolerance protein CutA: MFTLIYITASSVDESASIGRKLVEERLAACVNIIPSIRSIYHWEGSMEEDEESALIVKTSHELTPQIIKRVRELHSYDNPCIISIPITGGSRDYLEWLDDEVKRP, from the coding sequence GTGTTCACACTGATCTACATAACAGCATCCTCAGTGGATGAATCAGCATCCATCGGACGTAAACTTGTTGAGGAGAGACTCGCTGCCTGTGTTAATATAATCCCCTCCATAAGGTCCATCTATCACTGGGAGGGAAGCATGGAGGAGGATGAAGAGTCAGCCCTCATTGTTAAAACGTCCCATGAACTGACCCCGCAAATAATTAAAAGAGTCAGGGAACTACATAGTTATGATAATCCATGCATAATATCAATTCCCATAACCGGGGGATCTCGTGATTACCTTGAATGGTTAGATGATGAAGTTAAAAGGCCATGA
- a CDS encoding HAD family hydrolase, translating into MMALFDVDKTLIHRSSAHENAFRHAFREVYGVDAGVELIDYHGKTDPVIAEEVLLLRGLEGEEIEGQLPRFLRELREYVKHNINEENIELIDGVEDFLSFLKSMDVPMGLVTGNLREIAFMKLERAGIAGYFSFGGFGSDSPDRNKLTEIAVRRGLRIGATGSTVLFGDTPHDMRAGDHVGAVNIGISAGRYSDRALMAAGARHVFPDYRKPELRDTVLKIIADDHRQQII; encoded by the coding sequence ATGATGGCCCTCTTTGATGTTGATAAGACCCTGATACACCGGTCTTCCGCCCATGAGAATGCCTTCAGGCACGCCTTCAGGGAGGTCTATGGTGTTGATGCCGGCGTGGAGCTCATAGACTACCACGGAAAGACAGACCCTGTGATAGCAGAGGAGGTCCTCCTCCTCAGGGGCCTTGAAGGTGAAGAGATAGAGGGTCAGCTGCCCAGATTCCTCCGGGAACTCAGAGAATACGTGAAACATAACATAAATGAAGAGAATATAGAACTCATAGATGGCGTGGAGGACTTCCTGAGTTTCCTTAAATCCATGGATGTACCTATGGGCCTTGTTACAGGCAACCTGAGGGAAATAGCATTCATGAAGCTCGAAAGGGCAGGTATTGCAGGTTACTTTTCCTTCGGGGGGTTTGGTAGTGACAGTCCTGACAGGAATAAGCTAACAGAGATTGCGGTTAGAAGGGGTCTCAGGATCGGTGCAACCGGGAGTACCGTGCTTTTCGGAGACACTCCCCATGACATGAGGGCTGGTGACCATGTTGGGGCTGTTAACATCGGCATATCCGCAGGAAGGTACAGTGATCGGGCCCTGATGGCGGCAGGGGCCCGCCATGTATTCCCTGATTACAGAAAACCTGAACTCCGGGATACCGTGCTGAAGATAATTGCAGATGATCATCGGCAGCAGATCATATGA
- a CDS encoding H(2)-dependent methylenetetrahydromethanopterin dehydrogenase-related protein, whose amino-acid sequence MKVAVYGAGNQKLYVDQLNLPEKYGGEAPYGGSRMAIEFAEAGHDVVLAEPARDMLDDAHWKVVEDAGVTVTDNDAEAASEAEIAVLFTPFGKKTFEIAKNITNHLPEGAVIANTCTVSPVVLYYVLERELRRDRKDLGIASMHPAAVPGTPQHGHYVIGGHSSSELDIATDEQISRCVELAESCGKVAYVVPADVSSAVADMGSLVTAVTLSGVLDYYYVGTQIIRAPKEMVEKQILMTLQTIASLVETSGVNGMLKAMNPELLVRSAKSMHLLEEQEELDAALNTLSDLDDEVNKWIEKGEIRHTDLVAAQALAKEIKNLMGGKAAEGTIRRCMRKMFE is encoded by the coding sequence ATGAAAGTTGCAGTTTATGGCGCGGGTAACCAGAAACTTTATGTGGACCAGCTGAACTTGCCTGAAAAATATGGGGGTGAGGCACCCTACGGTGGAAGCAGAATGGCAATTGAATTTGCAGAGGCCGGACATGACGTTGTACTGGCAGAACCAGCAAGGGATATGCTGGATGATGCACACTGGAAGGTGGTTGAGGATGCAGGGGTCACAGTAACAGACAACGATGCAGAGGCAGCCAGTGAGGCTGAAATAGCAGTACTCTTCACACCCTTCGGTAAGAAGACCTTTGAGATAGCAAAGAACATAACAAATCACCTGCCAGAGGGGGCTGTCATAGCAAACACCTGTACGGTCTCACCTGTGGTACTCTACTACGTACTTGAAAGGGAGCTTAGAAGGGATCGTAAGGACCTGGGTATAGCATCAATGCACCCTGCAGCCGTCCCTGGTACACCACAGCACGGCCACTATGTCATAGGGGGTCACTCAAGCAGTGAACTTGACATAGCAACAGATGAACAGATATCAAGATGCGTTGAACTCGCTGAAAGCTGCGGTAAGGTAGCCTATGTTGTACCAGCCGACGTATCAAGTGCAGTTGCAGATATGGGGTCACTTGTTACAGCGGTCACACTTTCAGGTGTCCTTGACTACTACTATGTGGGTACACAGATAATCAGGGCCCCCAAGGAGATGGTTGAAAAGCAGATCCTCATGACACTCCAGACCATAGCTTCACTCGTTGAAACCTCAGGTGTTAATGGAATGCTCAAGGCCATGAACCCTGAACTCCTTGTGAGGAGCGCTAAATCAATGCACCTCCTTGAGGAGCAGGAGGAACTGGATGCAGCACTCAACACCCTATCAGACCTTGATGATGAGGTAAATAAATGGATAGAGAAGGGTGAGATCAGGCACACGGATCTGGTTGCTGCACAGGCCCTTGCAAAGGAGATAAAGAACCTCATGGGTGGAAAGGCTGCCGAGGGTACAATAAGGCGCTGCATGAGGAAGATGTTTGAATAA
- the hisG gene encoding ATP phosphoribosyltransferase, producing MKIRIAVPSKGRISEPAIRLLENAGVGLKDTVNRKLFSKTQHPQIEVMFSRAADIPEFVADGAADLGITGYDLIVERGSDVEILEDLKYGRASLVLAAPEDSTIRGPEDIPQGAVIATEFPGITENYLREHGIDAEVVELTGSTEIAPFIGVADLITDLSSTGTTLRMNHLRVIDTILESSVKLIANRESYATKSGIIEELRTGIRGVIDAEGKRLVMLNIDRKNLDRVRALMPGMTGPTVSEVLSDNGVVAVHAVVDEKEVFNLINRLKAVGARDILVVPIERIIP from the coding sequence ATGAAGATAAGAATAGCGGTTCCCTCCAAGGGAAGGATAAGCGAGCCTGCAATAAGGTTACTTGAAAATGCGGGTGTCGGCCTTAAGGATACTGTTAACAGGAAATTATTCTCAAAGACACAGCACCCCCAGATTGAGGTAATGTTCAGCAGAGCAGCGGACATACCTGAATTCGTTGCCGACGGTGCCGCTGACCTGGGGATCACCGGCTATGACCTCATAGTTGAAAGGGGAAGTGACGTTGAAATCCTGGAGGACCTCAAATACGGGAGGGCCAGCCTGGTTCTTGCAGCCCCTGAGGACTCCACCATCAGGGGCCCGGAGGACATACCTCAGGGTGCAGTTATAGCCACAGAGTTCCCGGGGATAACAGAGAACTATCTCAGGGAGCACGGTATAGATGCGGAGGTTGTTGAACTCACAGGATCAACAGAGATAGCGCCCTTCATTGGAGTCGCTGACCTCATAACAGACCTCAGCAGCACAGGGACAACCCTCAGGATGAACCACCTCCGGGTAATCGACACCATCCTCGAAAGTTCGGTTAAGCTCATAGCAAACAGGGAAAGCTACGCCACCAAATCAGGGATAATAGAGGAACTCAGAACAGGGATACGCGGAGTCATAGATGCCGAGGGGAAGAGACTGGTGATGCTTAACATCGACCGCAAAAACCTTGACAGGGTCAGGGCCCTGATGCCCGGGATGACAGGCCCCACGGTCTCAGAGGTGCTCTCAGATAACGGGGTTGTGGCAGTACACGCAGTGGTGGATGAAAAGGAGGTCTTCAACCTCATAAACAGGCTCAAGGCGGTGGGGGCAAGGGATATACTTGTTGTGCCCATTGAGAGGATAATACCCTGA
- a CDS encoding TRC40/GET3/ArsA family transport-energizing ATPase → MAFKDLFKFNKGKTTFVFIGGKGGVGKTTISAATALWMARSGKKTLVISTDPAHSLSDSLEREIGHTPTKITENLYAVEIDPEVAMEEYQAKLQEQAAMNPGMGLDMLQDQMDMASMSPGIDEAAAFDQFLRYMTTDEYDIVIFDTAPTGHTLRLLSFPEIMDSWVGKMIKIRRQIGSMAKAFKNILPFMGDEEEEDRALQDMEATKKQINAAREVMSDPERTSFKMVVIPEEMSIYESERAMKALEKYSIHADGVIVNQVLPEESDCEFCNARRKLQQERLKQIREKFSDKVVAEVPLLKKEAKGIETLEKIAEQLYGEPEPE, encoded by the coding sequence ATGGCATTTAAGGATCTCTTCAAGTTCAATAAGGGCAAAACAACATTTGTATTCATAGGTGGAAAGGGAGGAGTTGGTAAGACAACCATATCGGCTGCAACAGCCCTCTGGATGGCAAGGTCAGGTAAAAAGACCCTGGTGATCTCAACTGACCCTGCACACTCACTTTCAGATTCACTGGAGAGGGAGATAGGCCACACCCCCACAAAGATAACCGAGAACCTCTATGCGGTTGAGATAGACCCTGAGGTTGCAATGGAGGAGTACCAGGCAAAACTTCAGGAACAGGCTGCAATGAACCCTGGCATGGGCCTGGATATGCTCCAGGACCAGATGGACATGGCATCAATGTCCCCGGGTATCGATGAGGCTGCGGCCTTCGACCAGTTCCTGAGGTACATGACAACCGATGAATACGACATCGTTATCTTTGACACGGCACCAACCGGTCACACCCTCCGCCTCCTATCCTTCCCTGAAATAATGGACTCATGGGTCGGGAAGATGATAAAGATAAGGAGGCAGATAGGAAGCATGGCCAAGGCCTTCAAGAACATACTCCCATTCATGGGTGATGAGGAAGAGGAGGACAGGGCGCTGCAGGACATGGAGGCCACCAAGAAGCAGATAAACGCTGCAAGGGAGGTCATGTCAGACCCTGAGAGGACATCCTTCAAGATGGTTGTCATCCCTGAGGAGATGTCCATCTACGAGTCAGAGAGGGCAATGAAGGCCCTCGAGAAGTACAGTATCCACGCCGACGGCGTAATAGTGAACCAGGTCCTCCCGGAGGAGAGCGACTGCGAGTTCTGTAATGCCCGCAGAAAACTCCAGCAGGAGAGGCTTAAGCAGATCCGGGAGAAATTCAGTGATAAGGTGGTTGCAGAGGTCCCGCTTCTCAAGAAGGAGGCAAAGGGTATTGAAACCCTGGAGAAGATAGCAGAGCAGCTTTACGGCGAACCCGAGCCAGAATAG